One genomic segment of Rhizobium gallicum bv. gallicum R602sp includes these proteins:
- the serA gene encoding phosphoglycerate dehydrogenase, producing the protein MAPRVLVSDELSETAVQIFRDRGVEVDFQPQLGKDKDKLAEIIGNYDGLAIRSATKATEKLIAAATNLKVIGRAGIGVDNVDIPAASRRGIIVMNTPFGNSITTAEHAIALMFAVARQLPQADASTQAGKWEKSKFMGVEITGKTLGVIGAGNIGSIVCARAIGLKMHVLAYDPFLSKERAEEMGVVKVELDELLAKADFITLHVPMTDKTRGILNREALAKTKPGVRIINCARGGLVDEAALADAIKSGHVAGAAFDVFEVEPAKESPLFGLPNVVCTPHLGASTTEAQENVALQVAEQMADYLVKGAVSNAINMPSITAEEAPILKPFIRLADVLGAFVGQVTEEPIKEIEILYDGATANMNTRALTSALLAGLIRTQVADVNMVSAPIMIKEKGIVLSEVKRDKTGVFDGYIKLTVTTESMTRSIAGTVFSDGKPRFIQIKGINLDADVGSHMVYIANTDVPGMIGFIGTTLGEAGVNIANFQLGRDKQGGDAIALLYVDGPIGDDVLAKLTAHRAIRQAKPLVFAVD; encoded by the coding sequence ATGGCACCTCGCGTTCTCGTATCCGACGAATTGTCGGAAACCGCCGTCCAGATCTTCCGCGACCGCGGCGTCGAAGTCGATTTCCAGCCGCAACTCGGCAAGGACAAGGACAAGCTCGCCGAAATCATCGGCAACTATGACGGTCTTGCCATCCGCTCCGCCACAAAGGCGACGGAAAAGCTGATTGCAGCCGCGACCAACCTCAAGGTCATTGGGCGCGCCGGCATCGGTGTCGACAATGTCGATATCCCGGCTGCCTCGCGCCGCGGCATCATCGTCATGAACACGCCCTTCGGCAACTCCATCACGACCGCAGAACACGCAATCGCGCTGATGTTCGCCGTTGCCCGCCAACTGCCGCAGGCTGATGCCTCGACGCAGGCCGGCAAGTGGGAGAAGTCGAAGTTCATGGGTGTCGAAATCACCGGCAAGACGCTTGGCGTCATCGGTGCCGGCAACATTGGCTCGATCGTCTGTGCTCGCGCCATTGGCCTCAAGATGCACGTTCTCGCCTACGATCCGTTCCTGTCCAAGGAGCGCGCCGAGGAAATGGGCGTTGTCAAGGTCGAACTCGACGAACTGCTTGCCAAGGCTGACTTCATCACGCTGCATGTGCCGATGACGGACAAGACGCGCGGCATCCTCAACAGGGAAGCACTGGCGAAGACGAAGCCGGGTGTGCGCATCATCAACTGTGCCCGCGGTGGTCTCGTCGATGAGGCTGCGCTTGCAGACGCGATCAAGTCCGGCCATGTCGCCGGTGCTGCCTTCGATGTCTTCGAGGTCGAGCCCGCCAAAGAAAGCCCGCTCTTCGGTCTGCCCAACGTCGTCTGCACGCCGCATCTCGGTGCGTCGACCACGGAAGCGCAGGAAAACGTCGCCCTGCAGGTTGCCGAGCAGATGGCGGATTACCTGGTCAAGGGTGCCGTTTCCAACGCTATCAACATGCCGTCGATCACGGCTGAAGAAGCGCCAATCCTGAAGCCGTTCATCAGGCTCGCCGACGTTCTCGGCGCCTTCGTCGGCCAGGTCACAGAGGAGCCGATCAAGGAAATCGAGATCCTCTACGACGGCGCCACGGCCAACATGAATACGCGGGCGCTGACGAGCGCGCTGCTTGCCGGTCTGATCCGCACGCAAGTTGCCGACGTCAACATGGTTTCGGCCCCGATCATGATCAAGGAAAAGGGCATCGTGCTCTCCGAGGTCAAGCGCGACAAGACCGGCGTCTTCGACGGCTACATCAAGCTCACGGTGACGACCGAAAGCATGACGCGCTCGATCGCCGGTACCGTCTTCTCCGACGGCAAGCCGCGCTTCATCCAGATCAAGGGCATCAACCTCGATGCCGATGTCGGCAGCCACATGGTCTATATTGCCAACACCGACGTTCCTGGCATGATCGGCTTCATAGGCACGACGCTCGGGGAAGCCGGTGTGAACATCGCCAACTTCCAGCTCGGCCGCGACAAGCAGGGTGGTGATGCGATCGCGCTCCTTTATGTCGATGGTCCGATCGGCGACGACGTTCTCGCGAAGCTGACGGCGCACCGGGCTATCCGCCAGGCCAAGCCCTTGGTCTTCGCGGTCGATTAA
- a CDS encoding phosphoserine transaminase — translation MAKTAKPDVRPQNTHFSSGPCSKRPGWTLDALSDAALGRSHRAKVGKAKLKQAIDLTREVLEVPADYRIGIVPASDTGAVEMALWSLLGERGVDMLAWESFGAGWVTDVVKQLKLKDVRKLEAGYGELPDLASVDFDRDVVFTWNGTTSGVRVPNGDFIPADRKGLTICDATSAAFAQKLDFAKLDVVTFSWQKVLGGEGAHGVIILSPRAVERLLTYTPAWPLPKIFRMTSGGKLSEGIFQGETINTPSMLCVEDYLDALVWAKQLGGLRALMARADANAKVIADFVVANDWIANLAVKPETASNTSVCLKIVDKDVAALDADGQANFAKGIVSLLEKEGVAYDIGHYRDAPSGLRIWAGATIETADMQKLMPWLSWAFETQKATLSQAAA, via the coding sequence ATGGCGAAGACCGCAAAGCCGGACGTACGTCCGCAAAATACTCATTTCTCTTCTGGCCCCTGCTCGAAGCGCCCCGGTTGGACGCTCGATGCCCTGTCTGACGCGGCTCTCGGCCGTTCGCACCGCGCGAAAGTCGGCAAGGCAAAGCTGAAGCAAGCCATCGATCTTACCCGCGAAGTCCTGGAAGTGCCGGCGGATTACCGCATCGGCATCGTTCCGGCTTCCGATACCGGCGCCGTTGAAATGGCGCTCTGGTCGCTGCTCGGTGAGCGCGGCGTCGACATGCTCGCCTGGGAAAGCTTCGGCGCCGGCTGGGTCACCGATGTCGTCAAGCAACTGAAGCTCAAGGACGTCCGCAAGCTCGAAGCCGGTTACGGCGAGCTGCCAGACCTTGCCTCCGTCGATTTCGACCGCGACGTGGTCTTCACCTGGAACGGTACCACGTCGGGCGTTCGCGTTCCGAACGGTGATTTCATCCCGGCCGACCGTAAGGGGTTGACGATCTGCGACGCGACGTCTGCCGCTTTTGCGCAGAAACTCGATTTCGCCAAGCTCGATGTCGTCACCTTTTCCTGGCAGAAGGTTCTCGGCGGCGAGGGCGCCCATGGTGTCATTATCCTTTCGCCGCGCGCGGTTGAGCGCCTGCTGACCTATACGCCGGCCTGGCCGCTGCCGAAGATCTTCCGCATGACTTCCGGCGGCAAGCTCTCCGAAGGCATTTTTCAGGGCGAGACGATCAACACGCCTTCGATGCTCTGCGTCGAGGACTATCTCGATGCGCTTGTCTGGGCAAAGCAGCTCGGCGGCCTCAGGGCGCTGATGGCGCGTGCCGATGCGAATGCCAAGGTCATCGCCGATTTCGTTGTGGCCAACGACTGGATCGCCAACCTGGCGGTGAAGCCGGAGACTGCGTCGAACACGTCGGTCTGCCTGAAGATCGTCGACAAGGATGTTGCGGCACTCGACGCCGACGGCCAGGCGAATTTTGCCAAGGGCATCGTCTCGCTGCTCGAAAAGGAGGGTGTCGCCTACGACATCGGCCATTATCGCGACGCGCCGTCGGGCCTCCGTATCTGGGCAGGCGCCACGATCGAAACCGCCGACATGCAGAAGCTGATGCCCTGGCTCTCCTGGGCCTTCGAGACGCAGAAGGCGACGCTTTCCCAGGCTGCTGCCTGA
- a CDS encoding heme-copper oxidase subunit III family protein: MAEYTQAQTGGTLQRPEGLRGIAADLSSDQRAFKNVSWGKAMMWIFLLSDTFVFGCFLLAYMTARMSTPVDWPNPSEVFALHIGGQELPLILIAIMTFVLISSSGTMAMAVNFGYRRERGRTAALMLLTAVLGATFVGMQAFEWTKLISEGVRPWENPWGAAQFGSSFFMITGFHGTHVTFGVIFLLIVARKVWRGDFDTERRGFFTSRKGDYEIVEIMGLYWHFVDLVWVFIFAFFYLW; this comes from the coding sequence ATGGCTGAATATACGCAAGCGCAAACCGGCGGAACACTCCAGCGGCCCGAAGGCCTGCGTGGGATCGCGGCCGATCTCTCTTCCGACCAGCGGGCGTTCAAGAACGTCTCGTGGGGGAAGGCCATGATGTGGATCTTCCTCCTCAGCGACACCTTCGTCTTCGGCTGCTTTCTGCTTGCCTATATGACTGCGCGCATGTCTACGCCTGTCGATTGGCCGAATCCCAGCGAGGTCTTCGCACTTCATATCGGTGGGCAGGAATTGCCGCTGATCCTGATCGCCATCATGACCTTCGTCCTCATCAGCAGTTCCGGCACGATGGCGATGGCTGTCAATTTTGGATATCGCCGCGAACGCGGCCGGACGGCTGCCCTGATGCTGTTGACAGCGGTTCTCGGCGCGACATTCGTCGGCATGCAGGCGTTCGAATGGACGAAACTGATCTCGGAAGGCGTGCGGCCCTGGGAAAATCCCTGGGGTGCGGCGCAATTCGGTTCGTCGTTCTTCATGATCACGGGATTCCACGGCACCCATGTCACTTTCGGCGTAATCTTCCTTCTGATCGTCGCCCGCAAGGTCTGGCGCGGTGATTTCGACACGGAGCGGCGGGGCTTTTTTACCAGCCGCAAGGGTGATTACGAGATCGTTGAGATCATGGGTCTCTACTGGCACTTCGTCGATCTCGTCTGGGTATTCATCTTCGCATTCTTCTATTTGTGGTGA
- a CDS encoding cytochrome c oxidase subunit 3: MSVMMIFLAVIAVIVLWWMTQHRLTSKPWLEVGLVTESAGQKRLPIAPARVGLGIFLAVVGALFALLISAYSMRMAAADWWATPIPGLLWVNTAALALSSVALEWAKGEARRGRSDIMRVALLLGLATVFLFLAGQVMAWRELAAAGYVLADNPANSFFYMLTGLHGLHILGGLAVLGRTTGRAFDSRFPARRLYLSLELCAVYWHFMLFVWVVLFALFAGWANDFVDLCRQLIS; this comes from the coding sequence ACATCCAAGCCGTGGCTGGAAGTGGGACTGGTGACCGAGTCGGCCGGCCAAAAGCGATTGCCGATCGCGCCCGCCAGGGTCGGGCTCGGCATTTTCCTCGCCGTAGTTGGCGCGCTCTTTGCGCTTCTGATTAGCGCCTACTCCATGCGCATGGCGGCAGCCGACTGGTGGGCGACGCCCATTCCCGGGCTGCTCTGGGTCAACACCGCCGCGCTTGCGCTCAGCAGCGTCGCGCTCGAATGGGCAAAAGGCGAGGCACGCCGCGGTCGTAGCGACATCATGCGGGTTGCGCTTCTTTTGGGGTTGGCGACGGTATTCCTCTTTCTCGCCGGACAGGTGATGGCGTGGCGGGAGCTTGCGGCGGCCGGTTACGTGCTTGCCGACAATCCTGCCAACAGCTTCTTCTACATGCTGACCGGCCTGCACGGCCTGCACATTCTGGGCGGTCTGGCGGTGCTCGGCCGCACGACGGGCAGGGCCTTCGACAGTCGTTTCCCTGCCCGCAGGCTGTACCTCAGCCTCGAGCTCTGCGCCGTCTACTGGCATTTCATGCTTTTCGTCTGGGTGGTTCTCTTCGCACTCTTTGCCGGCTGGGCGAATGATTTCGTCGATCTCTGCCGCCAGCTGATTTCGTGA
- a CDS encoding cytochrome C oxidase subunit IV family protein, whose translation MAHAQTHSGQQHPVKLYLLVWGLLFVLSTFSYLVDYFAIQGYARWFLILFFMVLKAGLIVAVFMHMAWERLALVYAILVPPVLVLVFVAMMVSESNYTIFTRLTFSSVGL comes from the coding sequence ATGGCACATGCGCAAACGCATTCCGGACAACAACACCCCGTCAAGCTCTATCTCCTGGTCTGGGGGTTGCTCTTCGTCCTCAGCACCTTCTCGTACCTGGTCGACTATTTCGCCATCCAGGGCTATGCGCGGTGGTTCCTGATCCTGTTCTTCATGGTGCTGAAGGCAGGACTGATCGTCGCCGTCTTCATGCACATGGCCTGGGAGCGGCTGGCACTTGTCTATGCAATCCTGGTGCCGCCGGTTCTGGTGCTTGTTTTCGTCGCCATGATGGTCTCGGAATCGAACTATACGATCTTCACGCGGCTGACCTTCTCCAGTGTGGGCCTCTGA
- a CDS encoding outer membrane protein — translation MKRSLAGIFAALLVTSNAFAADLAPIEPVPEMPPEVTVTESTGWYLRGDVGYGFTDMRGARYFQGSNANEVDFDSAELRDSWTVGGGVGYQINNYFRTDLTLDYLTKADFRGSTTGLCGAPLEACTSRDVSSLTAWTLMANAYVDLGTYGIFTPYVGGGIGGTYVKWKNLRNVSCQDDGGGCDDEVIHGGRGNWRFSYALMAGASIDVTCNVKADVGYRFLHVDGGSMFGYASNGGPGRDKGFNVHEARVGARYLFGGCQQASYEPPPEIPLQPSVYK, via the coding sequence ATGAAAAGAAGCTTGGCCGGTATCTTTGCCGCATTGCTTGTCACATCAAATGCTTTCGCCGCCGATCTCGCTCCTATCGAGCCCGTGCCGGAAATGCCGCCGGAAGTCACGGTCACTGAATCGACCGGCTGGTATCTGCGCGGCGATGTCGGCTACGGCTTCACCGACATGCGCGGGGCCCGCTACTTCCAGGGAAGCAACGCCAATGAGGTCGATTTCGACAGCGCCGAGCTGCGCGACTCCTGGACGGTCGGCGGCGGCGTTGGTTACCAGATCAACAATTACTTCCGCACGGACCTCACGCTCGACTACCTGACCAAGGCTGATTTCCGCGGCTCAACGACCGGCCTGTGCGGCGCCCCGCTCGAGGCCTGTACGTCTCGCGACGTCTCCTCGCTCACGGCCTGGACACTGATGGCGAATGCCTATGTCGACCTCGGCACTTACGGCATCTTCACGCCTTATGTCGGCGGCGGTATCGGCGGTACCTATGTCAAATGGAAAAACCTTCGTAACGTCTCCTGCCAGGATGATGGCGGCGGCTGCGATGACGAAGTGATCCATGGCGGCCGCGGCAACTGGCGCTTCAGCTACGCGCTCATGGCCGGCGCCTCGATCGACGTCACTTGTAACGTCAAGGCGGATGTCGGCTATCGCTTCCTTCATGTCGATGGCGGCAGCATGTTCGGTTACGCGAGCAATGGTGGTCCTGGCCGGGACAAGGGCTTCAATGTTCATGAAGCTCGCGTCGGTGCCCGTTACCTCTTCGGTGGTTGCCAGCAGGCAAGCTATGAGCCGCCGCCGGAAATTCCGCTGCAGCCGTCGGTCTACAAGTGA